Proteins encoded in a region of the Pseudomonas sp. GOM7 genome:
- the dsbD gene encoding protein-disulfide reductase DsbD, with protein sequence MSLRRLLLPLLLLCLSLPATAGLLDQRPAPAPLGAPLNNSSDFLPVREAFKLSLVSSDAESVTLRFVAAEGYYLYRHRLNFKVEPADLQLGSPELPPGKPKHDEFFGDTEVYYGVLDVRLPLNNPDQRPLRLQVGYQGCADKGLCYPPETEFIEIGDMPSASANSGLSQVATVATALQWKELLLFFLGGLALTFTPCVLPMLPILSGVVLRGQLGGRRALTLSLAYVLPMAICFAILGTLMGLFGAGLNLQARLQSPWVLVPFAAFFALFALAMFGLFELRLPRAISEPLDRLASRTQGGSHLNAALLGILSSLLVSPCVSAPLAGAMLYISASGDALGGGLKLLALGMGMGMPLVLFAVGGGALLPKTGTWMVTVRNAFGVLLLAVSVWLLERVLPGSLSLALWGLLAGGVAVFLGALEFGPKTHRQKLGQIAGLALLVYALAAWVGALQGATDPLRPLGQLQASASPASAKSDAWQTLSTPGELDAALAEAKAAGQPLLLDWYADWCISCKVIEREVFGNAEVGSKLAGWRLIRFDITESNAAQRALLDRYQLFGPPAIQLFAGSGDEWHDLRVVGEIDAPAFASRLDAASAR encoded by the coding sequence ATGTCACTGCGTCGCCTTCTGCTTCCGCTGCTTCTGCTCTGCCTGAGCCTGCCCGCCACCGCCGGCCTGCTCGACCAGCGCCCGGCCCCTGCGCCGCTGGGGGCGCCGCTCAATAACAGCAGCGACTTCCTGCCGGTGCGCGAAGCCTTCAAGCTGAGCCTGGTGAGCAGCGACGCCGAGTCGGTGACCCTGCGCTTCGTCGCCGCCGAGGGTTATTACCTCTATCGCCACCGCCTGAACTTCAAGGTCGAGCCGGCCGACCTGCAACTGGGCAGCCCCGAACTCCCCCCTGGCAAGCCCAAGCATGACGAGTTCTTCGGCGATACCGAGGTCTACTACGGCGTGCTGGACGTGCGCCTGCCGCTGAACAACCCGGATCAGCGCCCGCTGCGCCTGCAGGTCGGCTACCAGGGCTGCGCCGACAAGGGCCTATGCTACCCGCCGGAAACCGAGTTCATCGAGATCGGCGATATGCCCAGCGCCAGCGCGAACAGCGGGCTGAGCCAGGTCGCCACGGTCGCGACCGCGTTGCAGTGGAAAGAGCTGCTGCTGTTCTTCCTTGGTGGCCTGGCCCTGACCTTTACCCCCTGCGTGCTGCCAATGCTGCCGATCCTCTCCGGTGTGGTGCTGCGCGGCCAGCTCGGCGGCCGGCGCGCGTTGACCCTGTCGCTGGCCTATGTGCTGCCCATGGCCATCTGCTTCGCCATTCTCGGCACGCTGATGGGCCTGTTCGGCGCCGGTCTCAACCTGCAGGCACGCCTGCAATCGCCTTGGGTACTGGTGCCTTTCGCCGCCTTCTTCGCGCTGTTCGCCCTGGCCATGTTCGGCCTGTTCGAGCTGCGCCTGCCGCGCGCCATCAGCGAGCCGCTGGATCGCCTGGCGAGCAGGACTCAGGGCGGCTCACACCTCAATGCGGCCCTGCTCGGCATACTCTCCAGCCTGCTGGTGAGCCCTTGCGTATCGGCCCCGCTGGCTGGCGCCATGCTCTATATCAGTGCCAGTGGCGATGCCCTGGGCGGCGGCCTCAAGCTCCTCGCCTTGGGGATGGGCATGGGCATGCCGCTGGTGCTGTTCGCCGTCGGCGGCGGCGCCCTGTTGCCCAAGACCGGCACCTGGATGGTCACCGTGCGCAATGCCTTCGGCGTACTGCTGCTGGCGGTCTCGGTCTGGCTGCTCGAACGCGTCTTGCCAGGCAGCCTCAGTCTGGCCCTGTGGGGCCTGCTGGCCGGTGGCGTGGCGGTGTTCCTCGGCGCCCTGGAGTTCGGCCCCAAGACGCACCGGCAGAAGCTCGGCCAGATTGCCGGCCTGGCGCTGCTGGTGTACGCCCTGGCCGCCTGGGTCGGCGCCCTGCAGGGTGCCACCGACCCACTCAGGCCGCTCGGCCAGTTGCAGGCCAGCGCCAGCCCGGCGAGCGCCAAGAGCGACGCCTGGCAAACCCTCAGTACTCCCGGCGAACTGGATGCTGCCCTGGCCGAAGCCAAGGCGGCCGGCCAACCCCTGCTGCTGGACTGGTACGCCGACTGGTGCATCAGTTGCAAGGTGATCGAGCGCGAGGTGTTCGGCAACGCCGAAGTGGGCAGCAAGCTGGCCGGCTGGCGCCTGATCCGTTTCGACATCACCGAGAGCAATGCCGCTCAGCGTGCCCTGCTCGATCGCTATCAGCTATTCGGCCCACCCGCCATCCAGCTGTTCGCCGGTAGTGGTGACGAATGGCATGATCTGCGTGTCGTAGGGGAGATCGATGCGCCGGCATTTGCCTCCCGCCTGGATGCAGCAAGCGCCCGGTAA
- the aroQ gene encoding type II 3-dehydroquinate dehydratase, giving the protein MATLLVLHGPNLNLLGTREPDKYGATTLAQIDQDLEQRAREAGHHLLHLQSNAEYELIDRIHAAKGEGVDFILINPAAFTHTSVALRDALLAVSIPFIEVHLSNVHKREPFRHHSYFSDVAVGVICGLGASGYRLALEAALEQLAGRA; this is encoded by the coding sequence ATGGCCACCCTCTTGGTGCTGCACGGCCCCAACCTCAATCTGCTGGGCACCCGCGAGCCCGACAAATATGGCGCCACCACCCTGGCCCAGATCGATCAGGATCTGGAGCAGCGCGCCCGCGAGGCGGGTCATCATCTGCTGCATCTGCAGAGCAATGCCGAGTACGAACTGATCGACCGCATCCACGCCGCCAAGGGCGAAGGCGTCGACTTCATCCTGATCAATCCTGCCGCTTTCACTCACACCAGCGTCGCATTACGTGACGCATTGCTGGCGGTGAGCATCCCATTCATCGAAGTGCATCTGTCCAACGTGCACAAGCGTGAACCTTTCCGCCATCACTCCTACTTTTCCGACGTTGCCGTAGGGGTGATCTGCGGCCTGGGCGCCAGTGGTTATCGGCTGGCCCTGGAAGCGGCACTCGAACAACTGGCCGGGCGCGCCTGA
- the accB gene encoding acetyl-CoA carboxylase biotin carboxyl carrier protein, with translation MDIRKVKKLIELLEESGIDELEIKEGEESVRISRHSKQPAYAPQPVYAQAPAPAAAPVAPAAAPSAEAAPAAAPKLNGTVARSPMVGTFYRAASPTSANFVEVGQTVKKGDILCIVEAMKMMNHIEAEASGVIESILVENGQPVEYDQPLFTIV, from the coding sequence ATGGATATTCGTAAAGTCAAGAAACTGATCGAGCTGCTGGAAGAGTCCGGTATCGACGAGCTGGAGATCAAAGAGGGCGAAGAGTCCGTCCGCATCAGCCGCCACAGCAAGCAGCCGGCCTATGCGCCGCAGCCGGTCTACGCCCAGGCCCCGGCTCCGGCCGCTGCCCCGGTAGCCCCTGCCGCCGCGCCGAGCGCCGAAGCCGCTCCGGCCGCCGCCCCCAAGCTGAACGGCACCGTAGCCCGCTCGCCGATGGTCGGCACCTTCTACCGCGCCGCTTCGCCGACCTCGGCCAACTTCGTCGAAGTCGGTCAGACCGTGAAGAAAGGCGACATCCTGTGCATCGTCGAAGCCATGAAGATGATGAACCACATCGAGGCCGAGGCCAGCGGCGTGATCGAATCCATCCTGGTGGAAAACGGCCAGCCGGTTGAGTACGACCAACCCCTGTTCACCATCGTTTGA
- the accC gene encoding acetyl-CoA carboxylase biotin carboxylase subunit — protein sequence MQKLEKVLIANRGEIALRILRACKELGIKTVAVHSTADRELMHLGLADESVCIGPAPGSQSYLNIPAIISAAEVTGATAIHPGYGFLAENADFAEQVENSGFAFIGPKADVIRLMGDKVSAKDAMIKSGVPVVPGSEGPLPEDEAEALRIAREVGYPVIIKAAGGGGGRGMRVVHKEEDLIKSAKLTRTEAGAAFGNPMVYLEKFLGNPRHVEVQVLSDGQGNAIHLYDRDCSLQRRHQKVIEEAPAPQIDEKARAEVLKRCVDACVEIGYRGAGTFEFLYEDGRFYFIEMNTRVQVEHPVTEMVTGIDIVKEMLSIAAGNKLSIKQEDVKILGHSIECRINAEDPDNFMPSPGKVKHFHAPGGNGVRVDSHLYSGYSVPPHYDSLIGKLITYGRDRDEAMARMRNALDEIVVDGIKTNVPLHRDLTRDKGFLKGGVNIHYLEKKLGMDRH from the coding sequence ATGCAGAAGCTGGAAAAAGTCCTGATCGCCAACCGTGGCGAAATCGCCCTGCGCATCCTGCGCGCCTGCAAGGAACTGGGCATCAAGACGGTGGCCGTGCACTCCACCGCCGACCGTGAGCTGATGCACCTGGGCCTGGCCGACGAGTCCGTCTGCATTGGTCCGGCGCCTGGTTCGCAGTCCTACCTGAACATCCCGGCCATCATCAGCGCCGCTGAAGTGACCGGCGCCACCGCCATCCACCCGGGTTACGGCTTCCTCGCCGAGAACGCCGACTTCGCCGAGCAGGTGGAGAACTCCGGCTTCGCCTTCATCGGTCCGAAAGCCGATGTGATCCGCCTGATGGGTGACAAGGTGTCGGCCAAGGACGCCATGATCAAGTCCGGCGTGCCGGTGGTGCCCGGCTCCGAAGGCCCGCTGCCGGAAGACGAGGCCGAGGCCCTGCGCATCGCCCGTGAAGTGGGCTACCCGGTGATCATCAAGGCCGCTGGTGGCGGTGGTGGTCGCGGTATGCGCGTGGTGCACAAGGAAGAAGACCTGATCAAGTCGGCCAAGCTGACCCGCACCGAAGCCGGTGCAGCGTTCGGCAACCCGATGGTCTATCTGGAGAAATTCCTCGGCAACCCGCGTCACGTCGAAGTCCAGGTGCTGTCCGACGGCCAGGGCAATGCCATTCACCTGTACGACCGCGACTGCTCGCTGCAGCGTCGTCACCAGAAGGTGATCGAAGAAGCCCCGGCCCCGCAGATCGACGAGAAGGCCCGCGCCGAAGTGCTCAAGCGCTGCGTCGATGCCTGCGTCGAGATCGGCTACCGTGGCGCCGGCACCTTCGAGTTCCTCTATGAAGACGGTCGTTTCTACTTCATCGAGATGAACACCCGCGTGCAGGTGGAGCACCCGGTCACCGAGATGGTCACCGGCATCGACATCGTCAAGGAGATGCTCAGCATCGCCGCTGGCAACAAGCTGTCCATCAAGCAGGAAGACGTGAAGATCCTCGGCCATTCCATCGAATGCCGGATCAACGCCGAAGACCCGGACAACTTCATGCCCAGCCCCGGCAAGGTCAAGCACTTCCATGCTCCGGGCGGCAACGGCGTACGCGTCGACTCGCACCTGTACAGTGGTTACAGCGTTCCGCCGCACTACGACTCGCTGATCGGCAAGCTGATCACCTACGGTCGTGACCGCGACGAAGCCATGGCACGCATGCGCAATGCCCTGGACGAGATCGTGGTCGACGGCATCAAGACCAACGTGCCGCTG